In Aegilops tauschii subsp. strangulata cultivar AL8/78 chromosome 3, Aet v6.0, whole genome shotgun sequence, one genomic interval encodes:
- the LOC109740530 gene encoding F-box protein At5g49610-like produces the protein MATPHSCGLPEEIIIWEILIRLPPKSLLRCRAVCRVWRHATSHRQFLLAHHARQPSLPIVFSSIHGNEISNTIATLDHRAAVPQDQLQPIGPRDQIFLEASCDGLLILYKYGTDAKHCFFVYNPTTRQHSPIRQLLRFNIMGMYPHRPTSEYRLLLQKRYMDSSQDQIGCCVFALGSDQPLRYIGWPEKASEWFTVPVRMRDSLHWYPMYLSRQTEPVMVFDTVSESFRQMRAPAIPTKACMFEMDDTLGIYSCNTTLEIVNIWVLQNYKSEVWNLKYRVALPIAEIREKFDDHDAYWNANVASGNGDVLLLVSFNHWLFYVDTDGKLVASFQGFYASRFRHKQTLVPHTFFTTLDVNDVRTLNLMSHPKAF, from the coding sequence ATGGCGACGCCTCACAGTTGTGGCCTCCCGGAGGAGATCATCATCTGGGAGATCCTCATCCGTCTCCCCCCTAAATCCCTCCTACGTTGCCGTGCCGTCTGCCGTGTCTGGCGCCATGCCACTTCCCATCGCCAATTCCTACTCGCCCACCACGCCCGCCAGCCCTCGCTCCCCATCGTCTTCAGCTCCATACACGGCAACGAAATCAGCAATACAATCGCTACCTTGGACCACCGAGCTGCCGTTCCCCAAGACCAACTCCAACCTATCGGCCCGCGTGACCAGATTTTTCTAGAGGCCTCCTGCGATGGCCTCCTCATCCTCTACAAATATGGCACCGATGCCAAGCACTGCTTCTTCGTCTATAACCCGACCACGCGACAGCATTCTCCCATCCGGCAACTGTTGCGCTTTAACATCATGGGGATGTACCCACACCGACCTACCAGTGAGTACCGGTTGTTACTACAAAAGAGATACATGGACTCGTCTCAAGATCAAATTGGCTGCTGTGTCTTTGCGTTGGGCTCGGACCAACCACTGAGGTACATTGGGTGGCCGGAGAAAGCATCGGAGTGGTTCACTGTACCTGTCCGGATGCGTGATAGCCTGCATTGGTATCCAATGTATCTTTCCAGGCAGACTGAACCGGTAATGGTATTCGACACCGTGTCAGAGTCATTCCGGCAGATGCGTGCTCCAGCTATTCCCACCAAGGCATGTATGTTTGAGATGGATGACACACTTGGCATCTATAGTTGTAACACGACCTTGGAAATTGTTAATATATGGGTGTTGCAGAACTACAAAAGTGAGGTCTGGAACCTAAAGTATCGGGTTGCATTGCCGATCGCAGAAATCAGGGAGAAGTTTGACGACCATGATGCCTATTGGAATGCGAATGTTGCTTCGGGGAACGGTGATGTGCTCTTGCTGGTTAGTTTTAATCATTGGTTGTTTTACGTTGACACTGATGGCAAACTGGTTGCTAGCTTCCAAGGCTTCTATGCCTCTCGTTTTCGCCACAAACAAACTCTTGTTCCACATACCTTCTTTACGACACTAGATGTTAATGATGTGAGAACTTTGAATCTTATGTCTCATCCGAAGGCTTTTTAG
- the LOC109740529 gene encoding F-box protein At5g49610-like yields MAEAPTSQPRRRPFLLGLPDEIVIWEILARLDPKSLLRCRAVHRDWRRATSSRSFLLAHHARQPTLPTLSCKEYRLGVRCHDILAFDHRAATDAQLHSVAWLDEVFHQEASCDGLLLLSKFNMTASGTSFSVCNPATREHALLGQPRGFKILGMYPHRPTGEYRLLLKRRRLNLIANHSIGCYVFALGSNQPPRYIGWLEAASGVFNAPVRVRDSLH; encoded by the coding sequence ATGGCGGAGGCCCCAACTTCGCAGCCGCGGAGGAGGCCTTTCCTCCTCGGCCTCCCGGATGAGATCGTCATCTGGGAGATCCTCGCCCGTCTCGACCCCAAATCTCTCCTCCGCTGCCGCGCCGTCCACCGCGACTGGCGCCGCGCCACCTCCAGCCGCAGCTTCCTCCTTGCCCACCACGCCCGCCAGCCCACCCTTCCCACTTTATCCTGCAAGGAATACCGTCTCGGCGTCCGGTGCCATGACATCCTCGCCTTCGACCACAGGGCTGCCACCGACGCCCAGCTCCACAGCGTCGCCTGGCTTGACGAGGTCTTCCACCAGGAGGCCTCCTGCGACGGACTCCTCCTACTCTCCAAGTTTAACATGACTGCCTCTGGAACCTCCTTCTCGGTCTGCAACCCGGCCACGCGTGAGCATGCTCTCCTTGGGCAACCACGGGGCTTCAAGATTTTGGGGATGTACCCACACCGCCCTACCGGTGAGTACCGGCTGTTGCTGAAACGGAGGAGGTTGAATCTCATAGCTAACCACTCAATTGGCTGCTATGTCTTTGCGTTGGGCTCCAACCAGCCACCTAGGTACATCGGGTGGCTGGAGGCAGCGTCAGGGGTCTTCAACGCACCTGTACGGGTGCGCGATAGCCTGCACTGA